In the genome of Dyadobacter fermentans DSM 18053, the window GTAACCCGCATCCCGACCTGGTGATTTCGGATATTCAGCTTGGCGATGGGCTCGCGTTCGGTATATTTCAAAAAGTGGAGCTGACATGCCCGGTCATTTTCTGTACCGCTTATGACGAGTATGCCATTCAGGCTTTTCAAAGCAATGGCATCGATTATATCCTGAAACCGATTAACGAAACCTTGTTTGAGGCCAGCCTGCAAAAGCTGGAATCGATCGCGAAGCGATTTGCACCAAAATACAACAGGGAAATGCTGGAAATGCTGCTGACAAGTTTTCAATCCGAAGTCCGCAAGTATAAAACCAGCTTCCTGATCCATTTCCGAAACCAGCTTGTACCCATTGCCACCGACAGTATTCTGCTGTTCAAGGTCGATCACGACACCACCGGGATTTTCCTTCGGGACGGCCGCAAGTTTCAGCTTTCAAAGCCGCTCGACGCCATTGAGTCGCAGGTCGATCCCTGGCGGTTTTACCGCGCCAACAGGCAAACGCTGCTGGCATTTGAGGCCATCCAGCGCATTGAGCATTACGACGACCGCAAATTGCTGGTAAGGCTTGACGGCGTTGCCAGCGAGCCGGTAATTGTCAGCAAGGCCAAATCCGCATCCTTCCTCGCCTGGGTCGAAAACCGGTAAACCGCTCACCGTTCACTGCCCAAATCCCGCACGCTCACAACGAGGCCGGGCATAGCGCAAATGGTGGCCAATATGCTCGCAGACCATCCCATGCATAGGAGAACCAGGCTGGGCGAATGGCCCGATGAGGCAGCCAATCGCGGCCGCGAAATGACGCTGCCCTGGTGTTGTGAACGGTAGTTTTGTGGTTCACTCACAATGAGATAGCCACATGGATTTGAAAATGGGTACAATTCTCGCGGCGGTTACCGTGCTGGCCGTGGGATGCAAGATTCAGTACA includes:
- a CDS encoding LytR/AlgR family response regulator transcription factor; translated protein: MTIVIIEDEVHTAWDIENCIKIFRPDYQVLAVLDSIESSIEWFHGNPHPDLVISDIQLGDGLAFGIFQKVELTCPVIFCTAYDEYAIQAFQSNGIDYILKPINETLFEASLQKLESIAKRFAPKYNREMLEMLLTSFQSEVRKYKTSFLIHFRNQLVPIATDSILLFKVDHDTTGIFLRDGRKFQLSKPLDAIESQVDPWRFYRANRQTLLAFEAIQRIEHYDDRKLLVRLDGVASEPVIVSKAKSASFLAWVENR